The Spirosoma foliorum genome has a window encoding:
- a CDS encoding hybrid sensor histidine kinase/response regulator transcription factor: MLRPTRWFVCWLIIGLLGWSKLVHAATPEPEYLTVRNGLPQGFVNSIIQDHRGFIWMATRDGLCRYDGLRFHIYTHDPQQTQSLSFSSIYEIQEDRSGKLWIRTENNHIDCFDPVTERSNRISNSPAFKQALGRDQLIGIQPDQAGNVWVATYTNGFFRLNANGTVSHRQWATQNDSTYQVIHALLVDHRGYPWLATQDGLARYNPSSKKLDRYLEAQGLPQNEVYRLHERKNGQLMLGFPGQFALFDPGTGRVQKVVPLPNEPNLPLFAIDPQGIDYVNQNRYTDQGGLISLWPDRTAESPKLAHFSPLSLLVDRTNVLWIGLNGDGVIKYDLNKRPFQTWPYTSNFQTDWLSQQLNIPRDAIPVEIRQQSPAGIRYQFDRQKKLWISSRQTIPYVYDTQRQTFSAVQPNGIESRWLPDKVFRLTALAAGAEGELWGLLGPTSQVIVRHNPELGTFTTFPLPIPANHSYVITGMVVDGGRIYLATENHGLLRADLSQKRLIHWQNVASDPNSLPGNALLCLAQDPLQYKYLWIGTFGEGLCRLNKMTGQIQRFTVGQGLSNNVIYAIRPDNSGHLWLSTNRGLCRFDTRSYEVQNYMIDDGLPSEEFKQYFDVSLPDGRLIFGGIGGYTAFDPSRISQDPVKPIVVLTALRINNQPVTATTPDSPIEKDINETTEIVLTNQQNFLSIDFAALEFNQSHKNQYRYKLIGLDKDWVYSGNAATATYTNLPPNTYTFVVNASNTSGVWSPVSHSLKLVIEPPLWATWWAYLVYALLLAGALWLFFKIRIRRIQQKSQLELREQESLQLKQLDAVKTRFFANITHEFRTPLTLILTPLEQVLNDTTDSPYHNRLTLIYRNANRLLRLINELLDLAKLDAGNLTITPTPADLPEFIRRIVGAFTEEAQRKQIRLQLTDQFKQPFYWFDPDKVEKILSNLMSNALKFTEANGAITISIQVEPQDPTVANSAKTDLVRFIVHNTGPKIPDQKLPRIFDRFYQADPLESTNSGSGIGLALVKELVEMMQGTVSATSHPEQGTTFTVELPCRQARPELVVATPSNEPVATTAVGQTPANSEPTEEKAHRILLVEDNDELAEYIVSTLNVEWQVKRVSNGQIGVKTAIADGPDLIISDVLMPEMDGYELCQQLKGNPVTSHIPIILLTAKVSVDSRLEGLTAGADDYIAKPFQVAELNARVRNRLEQQSRIRQHFRTQLLRQGNLPTASQDPQDEFMNRLYAILEERLDDSTFGVEPLAAAIGMSRMHLNRKVKTMTGLTPNELIRIVRLKRAAELLVTGVSVSEVADRVGFDTPAYFSKVFKDQYHLTPSEYVDQNRHEIA, translated from the coding sequence ATGCTCCGACCTACCCGTTGGTTCGTTTGTTGGCTGATTATAGGACTGCTCGGTTGGTCGAAGCTGGTGCATGCCGCTACCCCAGAACCTGAGTACCTTACAGTACGAAATGGATTGCCTCAGGGATTCGTCAACTCCATTATTCAGGACCATCGTGGGTTCATCTGGATGGCCACACGTGACGGCCTTTGCCGTTATGACGGGCTTCGGTTCCACATTTACACCCACGATCCGCAGCAGACCCAATCGCTTTCCTTCAGTAGTATCTATGAAATCCAGGAAGACCGAAGCGGTAAACTTTGGATTCGTACGGAGAATAATCACATCGATTGTTTCGATCCAGTTACCGAACGGTCTAACCGAATTTCGAACTCTCCCGCTTTTAAGCAGGCTCTTGGACGCGATCAGCTCATCGGTATCCAACCCGACCAGGCTGGAAACGTTTGGGTAGCCACGTACACCAACGGCTTTTTTCGGCTTAATGCCAATGGAACCGTATCTCACAGACAATGGGCTACCCAAAATGATTCTACGTATCAGGTCATTCACGCCCTTTTAGTCGATCACCGTGGTTATCCATGGCTGGCAACTCAGGATGGATTGGCACGCTACAATCCATCATCTAAGAAACTGGATAGGTATCTGGAAGCCCAGGGGCTACCCCAAAATGAAGTTTACAGGCTCCACGAACGCAAAAACGGACAACTGATGCTGGGCTTCCCCGGTCAGTTTGCCCTCTTCGACCCTGGTACCGGACGTGTTCAAAAAGTAGTACCGCTCCCCAATGAACCAAACCTTCCTTTATTTGCGATAGATCCTCAGGGAATCGACTACGTAAATCAAAATCGATATACCGATCAGGGTGGTCTTATTTCTTTATGGCCCGATCGAACGGCGGAGTCGCCTAAACTGGCTCACTTCTCGCCATTATCGCTACTAGTCGATCGAACCAATGTTCTTTGGATAGGACTCAATGGCGATGGTGTTATTAAATACGATCTGAACAAGCGTCCTTTCCAGACCTGGCCTTACACCAGCAATTTCCAGACCGACTGGTTAAGTCAACAACTAAACATCCCGCGCGATGCTATTCCGGTGGAAATCCGCCAGCAATCTCCCGCTGGTATTCGGTACCAGTTCGATCGGCAAAAAAAGTTGTGGATCAGTAGTCGGCAAACGATACCTTATGTATATGATACCCAACGGCAAACCTTTAGTGCGGTGCAGCCCAATGGCATCGAAAGCCGTTGGCTTCCCGACAAGGTTTTTCGGCTGACGGCACTTGCGGCTGGGGCCGAAGGCGAACTCTGGGGACTATTAGGTCCTACTAGTCAGGTTATTGTTCGGCACAATCCCGAGTTAGGCACGTTCACAACGTTCCCGCTCCCAATTCCCGCCAATCACTCTTATGTTATTACGGGAATGGTCGTTGATGGTGGTCGTATCTATCTGGCTACCGAGAATCATGGTCTCCTGCGCGCCGATCTCTCTCAAAAGCGACTCATTCATTGGCAAAATGTGGCCAGCGACCCTAACTCGCTACCCGGCAATGCTTTATTGTGTCTGGCTCAGGACCCGCTTCAGTATAAGTACCTCTGGATTGGAACGTTTGGCGAAGGGCTTTGCCGACTCAATAAAATGACTGGGCAGATTCAACGATTCACGGTTGGGCAGGGATTATCCAACAACGTGATCTATGCCATCCGGCCCGATAACAGTGGACATCTTTGGCTAAGTACCAATCGTGGTCTTTGTCGTTTCGATACCCGATCGTATGAAGTCCAGAACTACATGATCGATGATGGACTGCCTAGTGAAGAATTCAAGCAGTACTTTGACGTGTCTTTGCCCGACGGGCGTCTTATTTTCGGCGGTATCGGTGGCTACACCGCCTTCGATCCAAGTCGCATTAGCCAAGACCCCGTTAAGCCCATTGTTGTCCTGACCGCTTTGCGAATCAACAACCAACCGGTAACGGCTACTACGCCCGATTCACCCATTGAGAAAGACATCAATGAAACAACCGAAATCGTTTTAACAAACCAACAGAACTTTTTGTCCATTGATTTTGCTGCCCTTGAATTTAATCAAAGCCACAAAAATCAATATCGTTACAAACTCATTGGGTTAGACAAAGACTGGGTTTACAGTGGAAATGCGGCTACGGCGACCTACACAAATTTACCCCCAAATACGTACACATTTGTTGTCAATGCATCGAACACTTCGGGCGTCTGGAGTCCCGTTTCGCATTCGTTAAAGCTGGTTATCGAACCACCGTTGTGGGCCACCTGGTGGGCTTATCTAGTATATGCCTTACTGTTAGCAGGCGCTTTATGGCTATTTTTCAAGATACGGATTCGTCGAATCCAGCAAAAAAGTCAGTTAGAGCTTCGTGAGCAGGAATCACTGCAGCTTAAACAATTGGATGCCGTTAAAACGCGCTTTTTTGCCAATATCACCCATGAATTCCGTACGCCTTTAACCCTTATTCTAACCCCATTAGAACAAGTTCTGAACGACACGACCGATTCGCCATACCACAATCGGCTTACGCTTATTTACCGGAATGCCAACCGACTCTTACGGTTGATTAACGAACTACTCGATCTGGCGAAGCTCGATGCCGGAAATCTAACCATCACCCCCACCCCTGCCGATTTGCCCGAGTTTATCCGCCGAATTGTCGGAGCTTTTACCGAAGAAGCGCAGCGCAAACAGATTCGACTGCAACTCACGGATCAGTTTAAGCAACCTTTCTACTGGTTCGACCCGGATAAAGTTGAAAAAATTCTCAGTAATCTCATGTCGAACGCTCTGAAATTTACCGAGGCAAACGGGGCTATTACGATTTCGATACAGGTAGAACCACAAGACCCAACCGTTGCAAACTCGGCCAAAACAGATTTGGTCCGTTTTATAGTCCATAATACGGGACCGAAAATTCCAGACCAAAAACTCCCTCGTATCTTCGATCGGTTTTATCAGGCAGATCCGCTCGAAAGTACCAACAGCGGGTCTGGAATTGGGTTAGCGCTGGTAAAAGAATTAGTCGAGATGATGCAGGGCACGGTTTCGGCAACCAGTCATCCTGAACAGGGAACAACCTTCACCGTCGAACTTCCCTGCCGTCAGGCTCGTCCAGAACTCGTAGTGGCAACTCCATCTAACGAACCTGTAGCCACTACGGCAGTAGGACAGACTCCGGCCAACTCGGAACCTACAGAAGAAAAAGCACATCGAATACTGCTGGTAGAAGACAATGATGAATTGGCCGAGTACATCGTCTCTACCCTGAATGTAGAATGGCAGGTGAAGCGTGTCAGCAACGGACAGATAGGTGTAAAAACCGCCATTGCCGATGGCCCAGACCTGATCATCAGCGATGTATTAATGCCTGAGATGGATGGGTATGAACTGTGCCAACAACTCAAAGGGAATCCGGTTACCAGCCATATTCCCATTATTTTGTTGACGGCTAAAGTTTCTGTAGACAGCCGGCTGGAAGGCTTAACTGCTGGAGCCGACGACTATATAGCGAAACCCTTCCAAGTAGCCGAATTGAACGCGCGAGTTCGTAACCGACTGGAACAGCAATCCAGGATTCGGCAGCATTTCCGGACCCAGCTATTACGTCAGGGAAATCTACCCACTGCCAGTCAGGACCCACAGGATGAATTCATGAATCGCCTTTATGCTATTTTGGAAGAGCGTCTGGATGATTCCACCTTCGGTGTTGAGCCATTGGCAGCCGCCATCGGTATGAGTCGCATGCATTTGAATCGAAAAGTGAAAACCATGACGGGGCTAACCCCGAATGAACTGATTCGGATTGTACGGTTAAAACGGGCAGCGGAACTCCTCGTAACTGGTGTCTCGGTATCCGAAGTTGCCGACCGGGTAGGCTTTGACACTCCAGCCTATTTTTCTAAAGTTTTTAAAGACCAGTATCACCTTACCCCCTCGGAGTACGTCGATCAAAATCGACATGAAATTGCCTGA
- a CDS encoding SRPBCC family protein: MHIFFETPVDQPLSETWAGFNRSLFEQLTPLFPPVNVVRFDGCLTGDVVHLQLNFFLFRQDWISQIVDQQTGTEEIYFIDQGTKLPFFLSYWHHRHGLRRFVDAPTGQEHTVIIDDITFRTPFLLTNYLLYPVMWFQFVCRKPIYRRVFGRL; the protein is encoded by the coding sequence ATGCATATTTTTTTTGAAACCCCGGTTGATCAACCCTTATCGGAAACCTGGGCTGGCTTTAACCGGAGTCTGTTTGAACAGCTTACCCCGCTATTTCCACCCGTAAACGTAGTACGCTTTGACGGGTGTTTAACGGGTGATGTTGTTCATTTACAGCTAAACTTTTTTCTGTTTCGCCAGGATTGGATTAGTCAGATTGTTGATCAACAAACGGGGACCGAAGAAATTTACTTTATTGATCAGGGCACTAAGCTTCCGTTTTTTCTGAGTTATTGGCATCACCGGCATGGACTTCGCCGGTTCGTTGATGCCCCAACTGGTCAGGAACATACCGTTATTATCGATGATATAACCTTTCGAACCCCTTTTTTGCTTACCAATTATCTACTATATCCGGTCATGTGGTTTCAATTTGTGTGCCGAAAACCTATTTATCGTAGAGTATTCGGTCGTTTATGA
- a CDS encoding dicarboxylate/amino acid:cation symporter, with amino-acid sequence MKLPNLTTRIFLGMVLGIAIGYFFPDTGSGFSGSDLNILSKIFLRLIKMIIGPLVFATLVVGIAKLGDFGTVGRIGLKTLAYFYFATILSLIVGLLVVNIMRPGEVMNIPQLPAKGTDVGVTAQKMSFNTFIEHIVPTSFIDALASNEILQIVVFSIFFGIAVGAVGAQGKIMIKALDALSHIMFKITSYVMSFAPFGVLGAIAAIVSQQGLGILGGYVYLILCFFGGLLFFIFVVLAAICLVVRIPYIALLKEIRSAVILSFSTASSEASFPQTIEALRRFGCSERIISFVLPLGYSFNLDGSMLYMTFATAFIAQAYHVPLSLEQQITMMLTLMITSKGIAGVPRASLVVIAGTMSLFNLPIEGLALLLGIDQVLDMGRSATSVAGNAVATCVISKWEGEFRTQPVETDEVTA; translated from the coding sequence ATGAAACTCCCCAATCTCACAACACGAATCTTCCTGGGCATGGTGCTCGGTATTGCCATTGGCTATTTTTTTCCAGATACCGGCTCAGGCTTTTCGGGTAGTGACCTGAATATTCTGTCCAAGATTTTTTTACGGCTCATTAAAATGATTATTGGGCCCCTTGTATTTGCCACCCTAGTGGTAGGTATTGCTAAACTTGGCGATTTCGGAACGGTTGGGCGAATTGGCCTGAAAACTCTGGCTTATTTTTACTTTGCTACGATTCTATCCCTGATTGTTGGCTTGCTGGTCGTCAATATTATGCGGCCTGGCGAAGTGATGAATATACCCCAATTGCCTGCCAAGGGCACTGATGTTGGCGTGACCGCACAGAAAATGTCGTTCAATACCTTTATTGAGCACATTGTTCCGACCAGTTTTATTGATGCACTGGCATCGAATGAAATTCTTCAGATTGTCGTTTTTAGTATCTTTTTCGGTATTGCTGTTGGTGCCGTTGGCGCACAGGGAAAAATCATGATAAAAGCCCTCGATGCCCTCTCGCACATTATGTTCAAAATTACCAGCTATGTGATGTCCTTTGCGCCTTTTGGTGTATTAGGAGCTATTGCTGCAATCGTTTCCCAACAGGGTCTGGGTATTTTGGGTGGCTATGTTTATCTGATTTTATGCTTTTTTGGCGGCTTGTTATTCTTTATTTTCGTCGTGCTGGCAGCCATTTGTCTCGTTGTACGCATTCCGTACATCGCTTTATTGAAAGAAATTCGTTCTGCGGTTATTTTGTCATTCAGTACGGCTAGTTCAGAAGCTTCGTTTCCGCAAACGATTGAAGCCTTACGTCGATTTGGTTGCTCGGAGCGGATTATTTCGTTCGTCTTGCCCTTGGGTTATTCCTTTAACCTCGATGGGTCGATGCTGTACATGACCTTTGCTACGGCTTTCATCGCGCAGGCGTATCACGTGCCACTGAGTCTTGAGCAACAGATTACCATGATGCTGACCCTGATGATCACCTCCAAAGGGATTGCCGGTGTGCCCAGAGCTTCGTTGGTGGTTATTGCTGGCACAATGTCCTTATTCAATTTGCCTATTGAAGGGCTCGCTCTCTTGCTCGGAATTGATCAGGTGCTCGATATGGGACGTTCGGCAACCAGTGTAGCGGGTAATGCGGTAGCAACCTGTGTTATCTCTAAGTGGGAGGGAGAATTCAGAACACAGCCTGTTGAAACTGACGAAGTTACCGCTTGA
- a CDS encoding RDD family protein, with protein MQPSYTPLSTYTKATPVQRFIAAFIDSIIAYIPCWILIIVSYKLGMVGYAIAIAYLLTKDALPETGGFLGGQSVGKKLMGIKAIKEDTGASLVGDYGTSITRQVSLLIPFFGFVDALMVFSDEGKRFGDKWAKTIVVKA; from the coding sequence GTGCAGCCCTCTTACACCCCACTCAGTACCTATACTAAGGCTACGCCTGTGCAGCGGTTCATTGCCGCGTTTATCGACAGTATTATCGCCTACATACCTTGCTGGATATTAATTATCGTATCCTACAAGCTGGGCATGGTTGGCTATGCTATTGCAATCGCTTATCTGCTCACCAAAGATGCACTACCCGAAACAGGAGGCTTTCTGGGCGGGCAGAGTGTCGGGAAAAAACTAATGGGTATCAAAGCCATCAAAGAAGATACAGGCGCTAGCCTGGTTGGCGATTATGGAACATCGATCACACGGCAGGTTTCCCTGTTAATTCCGTTCTTTGGCTTTGTCGACGCGCTTATGGTGTTTAGCGATGAAGGCAAACGCTTTGGCGATAAATGGGCGAAAACGATTGTTGTGAAAGCTTAA
- a CDS encoding ABC transporter ATP-binding protein, with amino-acid sequence MNILETHHIVKQYAEHRALDDVSLSVPKGCIFGLLGPNGAGKTSLIRIINQITAPDSGEVILDGEHLNPSHIKRIGYLPEERGLYKKMKVGEQLLYLAQLKGLSEKQAMDKLKTWFVKFDIKTWWNKQIQDLSKGMQQKVQFVATVMHEPDLIILDEPFSGFDPINANLIKDEILELRDKGKTIIFSTHRMESVEELCDHIALINRSHKVLDGPKRAIKEQFKTHTYHVEYQGVLENLPTVFEVLSSRQTEDGFLRSDIKIPPDAAVNELIRHLLDQVTVRSFGENIPSINDIFIQTVGETNE; translated from the coding sequence ATGAACATTCTCGAAACCCATCACATTGTAAAGCAGTATGCTGAACATCGGGCTTTGGACGACGTCAGCTTATCGGTACCTAAGGGCTGTATTTTTGGATTACTCGGCCCCAATGGAGCGGGTAAAACCTCCCTTATTCGGATTATTAACCAGATTACGGCCCCCGATTCAGGCGAAGTGATACTGGATGGAGAGCACTTAAATCCCAGCCACATCAAACGGATTGGGTACCTACCCGAAGAGCGGGGGCTCTACAAAAAGATGAAGGTGGGTGAACAACTCTTGTATCTGGCGCAACTCAAAGGGCTTTCGGAAAAACAGGCGATGGACAAACTGAAAACGTGGTTCGTCAAGTTCGACATTAAAACCTGGTGGAATAAACAGATTCAGGATCTATCAAAAGGGATGCAGCAGAAGGTGCAATTTGTGGCAACCGTTATGCACGAACCGGACCTGATTATCCTCGATGAACCGTTTTCAGGCTTCGACCCTATCAATGCAAATCTGATTAAAGACGAGATTCTGGAATTGCGGGATAAAGGCAAGACAATTATCTTCTCGACGCACCGGATGGAATCGGTAGAGGAGCTTTGCGATCATATTGCGCTGATCAACCGGTCACACAAAGTTCTCGACGGACCTAAACGGGCTATTAAGGAGCAGTTTAAAACGCACACTTACCACGTGGAATATCAGGGGGTACTGGAAAATCTGCCAACGGTTTTCGAGGTATTATCCTCCCGGCAAACCGAAGACGGCTTCCTGCGTTCCGATATAAAAATCCCCCCCGATGCGGCTGTCAATGAGCTGATCCGTCATCTGCTCGATCAGGTTACCGTCCGATCGTTTGGCGAGAATATCCCCAGCATTAACGACATTTTCATTCAGACCGTTGGTGAAACAAATGAGTGA
- a CDS encoding ABC transporter permease — MNTIFLIIKREYLVRVRKKSFIVMTILGPVLIFGFYAIIGWAAVSSINQKKIAVVDESGRFSGKFKNDDETNFAYLKESLPAAKKTFVKQGYDALVFIPKDVIEYPKTVQIFAEKSVSLSLQSNIERSIGKEIENQKLEQAGITQKIIQDAKVNVDAQTISLSDAGEKSSNGIATTIISGFCALLIYISVLIYGTQVMRGVMEEKTSRIVEVIISSVKPFQLMLGKIIGVALVGLTQFMLWIVLTVGLMTVGSSLMGQKETAKSAVATRMNGMPGGQDVQQKMSTAKNPVADVMAAIETLNLPLIIGCFLFYFLGGYLLYSALFGAVGAAVDSETETQQFMFPIMMPIIAAIAFAQIAVKDPDGPLAFWTSIIPFTSPVVMMVRIPFGVPVWEIALSMILLVLGFMGTTWIAARIYRVGILMYGKKTSFRELAKWVFYKG, encoded by the coding sequence ATGAACACAATTTTCCTGATTATCAAACGAGAATACCTGGTTCGGGTGCGTAAGAAGTCGTTCATTGTCATGACGATTCTGGGGCCAGTGCTCATTTTTGGTTTTTATGCTATTATTGGCTGGGCAGCCGTTAGCTCCATTAACCAGAAAAAAATTGCCGTAGTCGATGAAAGTGGCCGGTTTTCGGGCAAGTTTAAAAACGACGACGAAACGAATTTTGCCTATCTAAAAGAGTCGCTTCCTGCGGCTAAAAAAACCTTCGTGAAGCAAGGCTACGATGCACTGGTCTTTATCCCGAAAGACGTAATTGAGTACCCGAAAACGGTACAGATCTTCGCCGAAAAAAGCGTTAGTCTTTCTCTGCAAAGTAATATAGAGCGGTCTATCGGAAAGGAAATCGAGAACCAGAAACTGGAACAGGCGGGCATCACACAGAAAATTATTCAGGATGCTAAAGTCAATGTAGATGCTCAAACGATCAGTCTGAGCGATGCCGGAGAAAAAAGTAGTAATGGTATTGCCACAACCATTATCAGCGGCTTTTGCGCATTGCTCATCTACATTTCCGTGCTGATTTATGGAACGCAGGTCATGCGTGGGGTAATGGAAGAAAAAACCAGCCGGATTGTTGAGGTAATCATCTCATCGGTGAAACCATTTCAGTTGATGCTTGGTAAAATCATTGGAGTTGCGCTCGTTGGATTGACACAGTTTATGCTCTGGATTGTTCTGACGGTAGGCCTAATGACCGTAGGATCAAGCTTAATGGGGCAGAAGGAAACGGCAAAATCGGCCGTGGCCACTCGCATGAACGGAATGCCGGGTGGGCAGGATGTTCAGCAGAAAATGTCGACGGCTAAAAATCCCGTTGCCGACGTGATGGCAGCCATTGAAACTCTGAACCTCCCGTTGATTATTGGCTGTTTCCTATTCTATTTCTTAGGTGGGTATTTGCTGTATAGTGCCTTATTTGGCGCAGTTGGGGCTGCAGTTGATAGTGAGACCGAGACACAGCAGTTTATGTTTCCAATCATGATGCCCATCATTGCAGCCATCGCTTTTGCGCAAATTGCCGTTAAGGACCCCGATGGCCCCCTGGCTTTCTGGACATCCATCATTCCCTTTACATCGCCCGTAGTTATGATGGTTCGGATTCCATTCGGTGTACCCGTCTGGGAAATAGCCCTGTCGATGATCTTACTTGTACTAGGCTTCATGGGCACAACCTGGATCGCTGCCCGCATCTATCGCGTCGGTATTCTGATGTATGGCAAGAAAACCTCCTTCCGCGAATTAGCGAAATGGGTGTTTTATAAAGGGTAA